The Populus alba chromosome 4, ASM523922v2, whole genome shotgun sequence genome contains a region encoding:
- the LOC118038981 gene encoding putative disease resistance RPP13-like protein 1 encodes MEVVGEVFLSALLEPLLRKLTSGELLNFVRKTQVEKELNKWKLKLSEIDAVLKDADEKPITSSTVKIWLTKLRDLAYDVEDVLDEFQTEALASKVRAESQASSSTVRKLLPTCCAGLNPSAIELNMRMGSRLRGITTRLEAIAKEKIELDVGITAEQRPKGVKKRVTTSLVKESHVCGRDNDKKAILELLMNHDASNLEYSVIPIIGMGGIGKTTLTQLVYNDESVKFDCKAWVCVSDDFDIPRITKTVLQHLGCCEDNDLNVLQERLKDRLSGKKFLIVLDDVWSNNYDDWTALSLPFSAGARGSKVIITTRIEDIASKMGSVRAYTLEKLSFDECLRIFTQHALDSTNFDAHLELKEIGEQIVEKCKGLPLVAKTLGGLLRHKQNLDEWEDILSSEMWNLPETESGILSALRLSYSHLPSHLKQCFAYCAIFPKDYEFEEGELVSLWMAEGFLLKKMKKKHMEDLGHEYFRDLSSRSFFQRSSSNISRFIMHDLISDLARFVSGEICFYLDDTKKEPCSVESYAAVRHSSFTSHRHDISQRFDVFYEMKNLRTFLALPTYLSRYHSRYHLSSKVLDDLVPKLKCLRALSLAGYSVEELPNSTGTLKLLRYLNLSYTEIKRLPESLGELFNLQTLRLRGCWKLVELPTCVVNLINLQCLDIRDTDGLQEMPPQISKLINLRMLPKFIVGEGKGLGITELMKLSHLQGQLKIEGLQKVNVRDAELANLKEKTGLCDLALHWISNFDDPLRNERIELHVLDSLKPHRSLEKLSVTSYGGTEFPSWIGDSCYSKIVDLKLLACRKITSLSSVGKLPALRHLSIEGMDGVKEVYAEDFQSLETLYIRNMLG; translated from the coding sequence ATGGAAGTTGTTGGAGAAGTCTTTCTCTCGGCTCTTCTTGAGCCGTTGCTTCGAAAGTTAACCTCCGGAGAACTTCTGAACTTCGTACGCAAAACACAAGTGGAGAAAGAACTTAACAAGTGGAAGCTAAAACTGTCAGAAATTGATGCAGTTCTTAAGGATGCAGATGAGAAGCCAATCACAAGTTCGACTGTGAAAATCTGGCTTACCAAGCTCCGAGATTTAGCTTATGATGTGGAGGACGTGCTGGACGAGTTTCAAACAGAAGCTTTGGCAAGCAAGGTGAGGGCAGAATCTCAAGCCAGCAGCAGTACTGTCCGGAAGCTCCTCCCAACTTGTTGTGCTGGTCTGAATCCAAGTGCTATTGAGCTTAATATGAGGATGGGGTCCCGGCTGCGGGGCATAACTACACGACTAGAAGCAATTGCTAAAGAGAAAATTGAGCTCGACGTGGGAATCACGGCTGAACAGAGGCCAAAAGGAGTGAAAAAAAGGGTGACTACATCTCTGGTCAAAGAATCCCATGTTTGTGGGAGGGATAATGACAAGAAAGCCATACTTGAATTGTTGATGAACCATGATGCTAGCAACCTTGAGTACTCCGTCATTCCAATAATTGGAATGGGTGGTATCGGGAAGACAACTCTCACTCAACTTGTCTACAATGATGAGAGTGTGAAGTTTGATTGCAAAGCATGGGTCTGTGTTTCTGATGATTTTGACATTCCGAGGATAACAAAAACAGTCCTCCAGCACTTGGGATGCTGTGAAGATAATGATTTAAATGTTCTTCAAGAAAGATTGAAGGACAGATTGTCTGGAAAGAAGTTTTTGATAGTGCTGGATGATGTTTGGAGTAACAACTATGATGATTGGACTGCCCTTTCTCTTCCCTTCAGTGCAGGAGCAAGGGGGAGCAAAGTCATCATCACAACTCGTATTGAAGACATTGCTTCAAAAATGGGCTCTGTTCGTGCTTACACTTTGGAAAAGCTATCATTTGATGAATGTCTACGCATATTTACCCAACATGCTTTGGATTCCACAAATTTTGATGCTCATTTGGAATTGAAAGAAATAGGAGAACAGATAGTGGAAAAATGTAAAGGATTGCCTTTGGTTGCAAAGACACTTGGAGGACTCTTACGCCATAAACAGAACCTTGACGAGTGGGAAGATATTTTGAGCAGTGAGATGTGGAATTTGCCAGAAACTGAAAGTGGCATTCTTTCAGCTTTGAGATTAAGCTATAGTCATCTTCCTTCCCATTTGAAGCAGTGTTTTGCTTACTGCGCAATCTTTCCTAAAGATTATGAGTTCGAGGAGGGCGAGCTAGTTTCCCTGTGGATGGCAGAGGGTTTTCtgctgaaaaaaatgaaaaagaagcaCATGGAAGACTTAGGCCATGAATATTTTCGTGATTTATCATCAAGGTCGTTTTTTCAACGATCTAGTAGCAACATATCACGATTTATAATGCATGATCTTATAAGTGATCTTGCTCGGTTCGTAAGCGGAGAAATATGCTTTTACTTGGATGACACGAAGAAGGAACCTTGCTCAGTGGAATCATATGCTGCTGTTCGCCACTCTTCATTCACTTCTCATAGACATGACATATCTCAAAGATTTGATGTCTTCTATGAAATGAAGAACTTGAGAACATTCCTAGCATTGCCAACTTATTTATCACGGTATCACAGTAGGTATCACTTATCTAGTAAGGTGTTGGATGATTTAGTgccaaaattaaaatgtttaaggGCATTGTCACTAGCTGGTTATTCTGTAGAGGAATTGCCAAATTCTACTGGTACCTTAAAGCTTTTACGTTACCTTAACTTGTCCTATACTGAGATTAAAAGATTACCTGAATCGTTGGGTGAGCTCTTCAACTTGCAGACTTTGAGGTTACGTGGGTGCTGGAAGCTTGTTGAGTTGCCCACATGTGttgtcaatttaattaatttgcagTGCCTTGATATTAGAGATACAGATGGGTTGCAGGAGATGCCTCCGCAGATAAGCAAATTGATAAATCTTCGCATGTTGCCTAAGTTTATCGTGGGAGAAGGAAAAGGGCTTGGGATAACGGAGTTGATGAAGCTTTCGCATTTACAAGGGCAGCTTAAAATAGAGGGGTTGCAGAAGGTGAATGTTCGAGATGCAGAACTTGCAAATCTGAAAGAGAAGACAGGTCTATGTGACTTAGCCTTGCACTGGATTAGTAATTTTGATGATCCACTACGAAATGAAAGGATTGAACTGCATGTCCTCGACTCATTAAAGCCTCATCGAAGTCTAGAAAAGCTTTCAGTTACATCATATGGCGGTACCGAGTTTCCATCATGGATAGGGGATAGCTGTTATTCTAAAATAGTGGACCTAAAGCTTCTTGCATGTCGCAAGATCACATCACTTTCATCGGTTGGAAAACTCCCTGCTCTAAGGCATTTGAGCATAGAAGGAATGGATGGGGTGAAAGAAGTGTATGCTGAGGATTTCCAATCTCTTGAGACTTTATACATCAGAAATATGTTGGGGTAG
- the LOC118038980 gene encoding putative disease resistance RPP13-like protein 1, with translation MEVVGEVFLSALLEPLLGKLTSGDLLNFVRKTQVEKELKTWKRKLSEIDAVLKDAEEKQITSSTVKIWLTKLRDLAYDVEDVLDEFQTEALASKVRAEFQASSSTVRKLLPTCCAGLNPSAIELSMRTGSRLRGITTRLEAIAKEKNELDVGIIAEQRPKGVKKRVTTSLVKESHVCGRDNDKKAILELLMNDDASSLEYSVIPIIGMGGIGKTTLTQLVYNDERVKFDCKAWVCVSDDFDIPRITKTILQHLGSCEDNDLNVLQERLKDRLSGKKFLIVLDDVWSINYADWTALSLPFSAGAMGSKVIITTRIEDTAAKMGSVRAYTLERLSFDDCLRIFTQHALDSRNFDAHLELKEIGEQIVGKCKGLPLVAETLGGLLRHKQNLEEWEDILSSEMWNLPETESGILSALRLSYSHLPSHLKQCFAYCAIFPKDYEFEEGELVSLWMAEGFLKQKMKKKHMEDLGHEYFRDLSSRSFFQRSSSNISRFIMHDLLSDLARFVSGEICFYLDDSKKEPCSVESYAAVRHSSFTSHRHDISQRFDVFYEMKNLRTFLALPNYSSPFRPNNHLSSKVLDDLVPKLKCLRALSLAGYSVEELPDSTGTLKRLRYLNLSYTLIKRLPESLGELFNLQTLRLRGCRKLVELPTCVVNLINLQCLDIRGTDGLQEMPPQISNLINLRMLPKFIVGEGKGLGIAELMKLSHLQGQLKIEGLQKVNVRDAELANLKEKTGLCDLALQWISNFDDPLRNERNELHVLDSLKPHRSLETISVTSYGGTEFPSWIGDSSYSKLVQLELLTCPKITSLSSVGKLPALRHLSIQGLDGVKEVYAEDFQSLETLYIGDMLGWERWFWSDGVNESTLGKFPKLSKLTLRNCPRLIGDLPSCLPSLKKLRIEKCQGVVLALRAAPDLTSLASLELHEISGLVSLQEELVQALVALEDLDLVSCNELTYLWQDGVDLDKLSSLKRVWIFACEQLVSLVEGEEGILPCNLEVLRLEYCSNLGKLANGLSSLTSLIDLTIYSCRKLECFSEGAGLPLSLKRLAISDCFSLRSLPDCNHCLLEALSVGACPSLKWLPKGKLPKTLKSLYISWDNQESLPEGILQRDARETPRSNLEHLTLWSFSATSFPTGEFPISLKELTIANCRIPSLPPLHFLFHLTGLTIFGCNELKWFPKEGLHLPNLISLVIDLPNLISLPTHMDSLKSLQDLRISNCHRLDYLPERGLPPNLTSLEISSCKITMPVSDWGLRKLTSLKRFSVKSTIDVDRFPDDEGLLLPTSLTFLEISILKNLKSISRGLQHLTALEELNIFKCPILQFFPREGFPLSLGHLWINGSPLLAGRCLKERGDYWPIIAHIPQVSIY, from the coding sequence ATGGAAGTTGTTGGAGAAGTCTTTCTCTCGGCTCTTCTTGAGCCTTTGCTTGGAAAGTTAACCTCTGGAGACCTTCTGAACTTCGTACGCAAAACACAAGTGGAGAAAGAACTTAAAACGTGGAAGCGAAAACTGTCAGAAATTGATGCAGTTCTTAAGGATGCAGAAGAGAAGCAAATCACAAGTTCAACTGTGAAAATCTGGCTTACCAAGCTCCGAGATTTGGCTTATGACGTGGAGGACGTGCTGGACGAGTTTCAAACAGAAGCTTTGGCAAGCAAGGTGAGGGCAGAATTTCAAGCCAGCAGCAGTACTGTCCGGAAGCTCCTCCCAACTTGTTGTGCTGGTCTGAATCCAAGTGCTATTGAGCTTAGTATGAGGACGGGGTCCCGGCTGCGGGGCATAACTACACGACTAGAAGCAATTGCTAAAGAGAAAAATGAACTTGACGTGGGAATCATTGCTGAACAGAGGCCAAAAGGAGTGAAAAAAAGGGTGACTACATCTCTTGTCAAAGAATCCCATGTTTGTGGGAGGGATAATGACAAGAAAGCCATACTTGAATTGTTGATGAACGATGATGCTAGCAGCCTTGAGTACTCCGTCATTCCAATAATTGGAATGGGTGGTATCGGAAAGACAACTCTTACTCAACTTGTCTACAATGATGAGAGGGTAAAGTTTGATTGCAAAGCATGGGTCTGTGTTTCTGATGATTTTGACATTCCGAGGATAACAAAAACAATCCTCCAGCACTTGGGAAGTTGTGAAGATAATGATTTAAATGTTCTTCAAGAAAGATTGAAGGACAGATTGTCTGGAAAGAAGTTTTTGATAGTGCTGGATGATGTTTGGAGTATCAACTATGCAGATTGGACTGCCCTTTCTCTTCCCTTCAGTGCAGGAGCAATGGGGAGCAAAGTCATCATCACGACTCGTATTGAAGACACTGCTGCAAAAATGGGCTCTGTTCGCGCTTACACTTTGGAGAGGCtatcatttgatgattgtcTACGCATATTTACCCAACATGCTTTGGATTCCAGAAATTTTGATGCTCATTTGGAATTGAAAGAAATAGGAGAACAGATAGTGGGAAAATGTAAAGGATTGCCTTTGGTTGCAGAGACACTTGGAGGACTCTTACGCCATAAACAGAACCTTGAAGAGTGGGAAGACATTTTGAGCAGTGAGATGTGGAATTTGCCAGAAACTGAAAGTGGCATTCTTTCAGCTTTGAGATTAAGCTATAGTCATCTTCCTTCCCATTTGAAGCAGTGTTTTGCTTACTGCGCAATCTTTCCTAAAGATTATGAGTTCGAGGAGGGCGAGCTAGTTTCCCTCTGGATGGCAGAGGGTTTTCTGaagcaaaaaatgaaaaagaagcaCATGGAAGACTTAGGCCATGAATATTTTCGTGATTTATCATCAAGGTCGTTTTTTCAACGATCTAGTAGCAACATATCACGATTTATAATGCATGATCTATTAAGTGATCTTGCTCGGTTCGTAAGCGGAGAAATATGCTTTTACTTGGATGACTCGAAGAAGGAACCATGCTCAGTGGAATCATATGCTGCAGTTCGCCACTCTTCATTCACTTCTCATAGACATGACATTTCTCAAAGATTTGATGTCTTCTATGAAATGAAGAACTTGCGAACATTCTTAGCATTGCCAAATTATTCATCACCGTTTCGCCCTAATAATCACTTATCTAGCAAGGTGTTGGATGATTTAGTgccaaaattaaaatgtttaaggGCATTGTCACTAGCTGGTTATTCTGTAGAGGAATTGCCAGATTCTACTGGTACTTTAAAGCGTTTACGTTACCTTAACTTGTCCTATACTTTGATTAAAAGATTACCTGAATCGTTGGGTGAACTCTTCAACTTGCAGACTTTGAGGTTACGTGGGTGCCGGAAGCTTGTTGAGTTGCCCACATGTGttgtcaatttaattaatttgcagTGCCTTGATATTAGAGGTACAGATGGGTTGCAGGAGATGCCTCCGCAGATAAGCAACTTGATAAATCTTCGCATGTTGCCTAAGTTTATTGTGGGAGAAGGAAAAGGGCTTGGGATAGCGGAGTTGATGAAGCTTTCGCATTTACAAGGGCAGCTTAAAATAGAGGGGTTGCAGAAGGTGAATGTTCGAGATGCAGAACTTGCAAATCTGAAAGAGAAGACAGGTCTATGTGACTTAGCCTTGCAGTGGATTAGTAATTTTGATGATCCACTACGAAATGAAAGGAATGAACTGCATGTCCTCGACTCTTTAAAGCCTCACCGAAGTCTAGAAACGATTTCAGTTACATCATATGGCGGTACCGAGTTTCCATCATGGATAGGGGATAGCTCTTATTCTAAATTAGTGCAACTAGAGCTTCTTACATGTCCCAAGATCACATCACTTTCATCGGTTGGAAAACTCCCTGCTCTAAGGCATTTGAGCATACAAGGATTGGATGGGGTGAAAGAAGTGTATGCTGAGGATTTCCAATCTCTTGAGACTTTATACATCGGAGATATGTTGGGGTGGGAGCGATGGTTTTGGTCTGACGGTGTCAATGAAAGTACTCTGGGAAAATTTCCTAAACTCAGTAAGCTTACCTTGAGAAATTGTCCGAGGTTGATTGGAGATTTGCCAAGTTGCCTTCCTTCCCTCAAAAAGCTTCGCATTGAAAAATGTCAAGGGGTGGTTCTCGCTCTCAGAGCTGCGCCTGATCTAACATCCCTCGCAAGCTTAGAGTTACATGAAATTTCCGGCCTTGTAAGCTTACAAGAAGAGCTCGTGCAGGCCTTGGTGGCGCTTGAAGATCTTGATCTTGTAAGTTGTAATGAATTGACTTACTTGTGGCAAGATGGGGTTGATTTAGACAAACTTTCTAGTTTAAAACGTGTATGGATATTTGCATGTGAGCAGCTCGTGTCGCTGGTAGAGGGCGAGGAAGGGATTTTGCCTTGCAATCTTGAGGTTTTGAGATTGGAATACTGCAGCAACTTGGGGAAGCTGGCAAATGGGCTGAGCAGCCTCACATCGCTCATAGACTTGACAATATATAGTTGCAGAAAACTAGAGTGCTTTTCTGAAGGAGCTGGtctgcctctctctctcaaacgTCTCGCTATTTCAGATTGTTTTTCTCTGAGATCGTTGCCCGATTGTAACCATTGCCTTCTTGAAGCGTTGTCAGTTGGTGCTTGTCCATCCCTAAAATGGCTTCCTAAGGGGAAGTTGCCAAAAACACTCAAGTCATTGTACATTTCTTGGGATAACCAAGAGTCTCTTCCGGAGGGGATTTTGCAACGTGATGCAAGGGAGACGCCTCGCTCTAATCTCGAGCATTTAACACTATGGAGTTTTTCTGCCACATCCTTCCCAACTGGCGAGTTTCCTATCTCTCTAAAGGAACTTACTATTGCCAATTGCAGAATACCGTCATTACCACCCCTGCATTTCCTCTTCCATCTCACTGGGTTGACGATATTTGGGTGTAATGAGTTGAAGTGGTTCCCCAAAGAGGGCTTGCACCTCCCAAATCTCATCTCTCTTGTCATAGACCTCCCAAATCTCATCTCCCTACCCACTCACATGGATAGCCTCAAGTCTCTTCAAGATTTAAGGATATCTAATTGTCACCGTCTGGATTACTTACCGGAAAGGGGTTTGCCACCTAACCTGACTTCACTCGAAATTAGTAGTTGCAAAATTACAATGCCAGTGTCAGACTGGGGACTCCGCAAGCTCACCTCTCTTAAACGATTCTCAGTCAAATCTACAATAGATGTGGATCGCTTTCCGGATGATGAAGGTCTGCTGCTTCCCACTTCGTTAACTTTTCTTGAGATCTCTATTCTGAAGAATCTTAAATCGATATCCAGAGGCCTCCAACACCTCACCGCACTTGAAGAATTAAACATTTTTAAGTGCCCTATACTCCAGTTCTTCCCCAGGGAGGGCTTCCCTCTCTCACTTGGACATTTATGGATCAATGGCAGCCCTCTTCTGGCGGGACGATGCTTGAAAGAGAGAGGAGATTATTGGCCCATCATTGCCCACATCCCCCAAGTTAGTATCTATTAA